Sequence from the Microbacterium dextranolyticum genome:
GGGCGCTCGACCTCTCCGTCGCCGCCGCGAAAGCGCGCACCTCGAAGAAGACCGGCCGCCCGTACAGCGACGATCCCGACATCCGGTGGCGCGTCGCCGAGATGGCCCTCGCCTACGACGCTCTGCCGCCGCAGATCGCTGCGGTCGCCCACGACGTCGACGGGTGCGCCGACCGCGGCGCCTTCTGGTTCCCCGCGTTGTCGGGGCTCAAGCACCGCGCCGTCGTCGCGGCGAAGCAGATCGTCGACGAGGCCATGCTCGTCGGCGGCGGGTCGTCGTACTTCGCCCGCAACGAGCTGAGCCGCCTCTATCGCGATGTGCTCGCCGGCATGTTCCACCCCTCCGACCCCGAGTCGGCGCATGCCACCGTCGCCGCCGCATGGCTCGGACCGGTCTCCGGCTGAGCCGGGCGCCGGGCATCCGTGAACCCGATCCGTCGGGATGAGCAATACGGATGTGAGCACAGACAACGAGGTGATCGAGCGATCCGCCGGCGAACCCGGCGCGTTTGCGACGCTCTACGACCGGCATGCGCGCGCGATCTACCGCTACGCGGCGCAGCGGATCGGCGATGATCGGGCCGAGGACGTCCTGTCCGAGACCTTCCTCGTGGCCTTCGAGAAGAGAGCCGTCTACGACCTCGCCGTCGTCGACGCCCGCCCGTGGCTGCTCGGGATCGCGACGCGTCTCCTCCGCAAGCACGTGCGGGTCGAGGCTCGGGCCTGGAAGGGGATGGTCGCCGACCTCGCCGCCCGGCTCGCGACCGATCAGATCGATCAGGCGGGAGCGCGCGTGGACGCCGCACGGCGCGTGCGGAAGCTGGCGGGGGCGCTGCGTGGGCTGTCGCCGGCGGATCGAGACACGCTTCTCCTCTATGCCTGGGGCGACCTGGACTACGCGGGGATCGCCGACGCGCTCGAGGTGCCGATCGGCACCGTGCGCTCACGACTGAACCGGGCGCGCCGTCTGCTGCGGAATGCAGCGGGCACGTCCGACACCGAACAGGAGACAGAGCATGGACGAACTGACCCTGCTGCGCAGCACGCGTAGCGATGCCGAACCGCCGCGCGACGTCCTCGACCGGGGGCGCGCCGCGCTCCTCGCGCGAGCGGCGCAGACCGACGGGCCGCTCCCGTCGCCGACCCGCCGCCCGCGCCGCGCCCGTCGACTCACGATCGGAGGCCTCAGCGCACTGGGGGCCGCAGCGCTCGTCACGGGCCTCGTGGTCACCGACCTCGTCGGCCTCGCGGGGTGGCGCGGCGGCGCGGATGCCGCGGCGGCCGCCGTCCTCGAGGACGCGAGCGTCGCGGCGATCGACACCGTCGACCCGGTGGTCGCGCCGGGTCAGTACCTGTCGGTGCACACGCGCGCCGTGCACCGGATGACCGGCCAACGCGGCGACATCACCGCGACGTTCCAGTACCTCGCCGACGACACGCTCTTCGTCCCCGCCGACCGCGCCGACGACTGGGTGTGGGATCGCGGGCCCCAGTCGGTCGCCGCGACGTTCGGGCCCGACTCGCAGGCCATCGCCGACGCCTGGCAGGCGGAGGCGCCCGCGGACGCGATCTCCGGCGGGGACCTGCTCCGCGCACCGGCGGGCGCGTTCTACGGAGGCAGCCCCGACGCGGGCTTCGACGACATCGGCGCGCTCCCGCGCGATCCGTATCGTCTGCTCAACCACATCTACCGGGTGACGCTCGGCTCCGGGCCCTCCCCCGACACCGAGGCGCTGGTCTTCCTCGCCGACCGCCTGCGGATCGGCGACGTGCCGGCCGACCTGCGTTCGGCGATGTACCGCGCGGCGGCGATGATCCCCGGCGTCGCCCTCGTCGACGACCAGGCGACCCTCGACGGCCACCGCGGGGTCGCGATCGGCCGCGATGAGCCGGCGTGGGGCAGCCGCATCGAGATCATCATCGATCCGGCCACGGGCGCGTTCCTCGGCGAGCGGGAGACGCTGCTGCGGAGCCAGGACGGGATTCCGGCGGGCACGATCGTCAGCTGGACGGCCGTGACGACCTCGGTCGTGGACGCCGCACCCGACGGCGGGACGCCGTGCGGACGGATGGCGGACGAGTCGACGAGCGGACGGTGCTGACCGTGGCGCGCGGCGAAGCGGCGGCATCCCTCGGCGACGGATTCGGCGTCGGATACGGTCCCGCCGATGTCGTCCTCCCGCCGACCGAGCCGATCGCGGTCCCCACGGCACCTGCCGGGCGATGATGCCGAGGGCATCCGGTGCGCACGTCGGCGCCGGGTGCCCTCGCCGCGTCGCGCGGCGCTCTCCACGGGCTCAGCGGGTCTCAGCGGGTCTCGAGGTCGTACGCCTTCAGCAGTTCGGTCACGGCGCGGTCGCGCTCCTCGCCGCCCTCGGCGAACATGTGGGCGACGTGGGTACGCAGATGGTTCTCGATGAGCAACTTGTCCAATGACGCGAGAGCTTTCTGCACCGCCCGCGACTGGGCGATGATGTCCATGCAGTAGTCCTCGTTCTCGATCATCTTGGCGAGCCCGCGCACTTGCCCCTCGAGGATGCTCGTGCGGTGCAGGGCGCGCTTCTTGATGTCGTCGATCACGCGGTCAGGATACGCCGCCGCGGGAGCGTCGTGACACACTGGCGGGATGCCACGCACCCCGACCGAACTGCTGAGCCCCGCCGATCAGGAGCGCCGACGGTCTCTGCGCGTCATGAAGGGAGTCGCCCTCGGCGCGCTGGTCGTCATGGCGGTGCTGTTCGTGATCGCGTTCGTGACGCAGGAGCGGATCCCCGCGATGGCCTACGTCCGGGCCGCCGCCGAGGGCGGGATGGTCGGCGCGCTCGCGGACTGGTTCGCGGTGACGGCGCTGTTCCGACACCCCCTCGGCATCCCCATCCCGCACACCGCGATCATCCCGAAGCGCAAGGACGAGATCGGCCGTAGCCTCGGCGAGTTCATCGAGACGAACTTCCTCGCAGGAGAGGTCGTGCGCGCCAAGCTCGAGTCGACGCCGATCGCCGCGACCGCGGGCGCGTGGCTGCGCGATCCGGAGCATGCGGAGCTCGTCTCGCGGGAGGCGTCGACGATGGCCGCCGGCATCTTGCGTGCCCTCAGCGACGACGAGGTGCAGGACCTCATCAGCGACCTCGCCCGCGAGCACCTGCTGAGCCCGGAGTGGGCGCCCACCCTCGGCGGCTGGCTCGAACGCGTCGTCGACGCCGGCGCCCATCACGGTGCCGTCGACCTCGGCATCGACAGCCTCTCGACGTGGCTGCGCACCAACCGCGACTCGTTCTCGGGACTGGTGTCGCGCCGCCTGCCGTCGTGGGTGCCGTCGGTGGCGATGCGGCTGGTCGACGACACCGTCTACAACGAGGCCGTGAAGTTCGCCGCCGCCGTGCAAGCCGACCCCGAGCATCCCGCACGTCATGCGATCGACCGGTACCTCTCCCGGCTCGCGGAGAACCTGCAGCACGACCCCTCGACGATCGGCCGACTCGAAGACGCCAAGAGCGCCGTCTTCGACAGCCCGCGCGTCCGCGAGCTCGCCGCCGAGGCCTGGAACACCGCCAAGGCGGGTCTGCTCGCCTCGCTCGCCGATCCCGACAGCGCACTGCGCCGCCGCGGTGTCGCGGCCCTGCGCGAAGTGGGCGACCGGCTCGCGACCGATCCGACGCTGCAGTCGCGCGTGGATCAGCGCGTCGCCGATGCCGCGGTCTTCGTGGTCGACCGCTACCGCCACGACATCGCGTCGATCATCACCGACACGGTCGAGAAGTGGGACCCGGCGGAGACGACCGAGAAGATCGAGCTCATGGTGGGTCGCGACCTGCAGTACATCCGCCTGAACGGCACGGTGGTGGGCGCCCTCGCCGGCGTCGCGATCTTCGCGATCGCACACGCGTTCCTCGGCTGACCCACGGCGCGGGCCTCTCGCCGCGTTCACGACGCCGGGGGTACGGTGAAGGCGTGAGCGAGCACCCCGTCGAGCAGCTGCTGTTCACCTACGGCACACTTCAGTACGCCGAGGTGCAGCTCGACACGTTCGGACGGCTGCTCGCGGGTGAGCCCGACACGCTCCCGGGATACACGATCGACTACGTCGACATCGAGGATCCGCGTGTCGTCGACGTCTCGGGCCACTCCGTCCACCCGGTGATCCGTTTCACTGGAAACCCCCGCGACAAGGTGGTGGGGCGGGCCGTGCACCTGACCTCCGATGAGTTGGATGCCGCGGACGAGTACGAGGTCTCGCTCTACCGCCGTGTGCGGGTCGCGCTCGCCAGCGGACGCGAGGCCTGGGTGTACGTCGGATGACTTCGCCACGCCCACGCGCACGCGACCACGCCCCGATGACATCGAACGAAAGGAGTCCGAGTGACGACTCTCGTCCTCGTCCGCCACGCCAAGAGCGACTGGGGCGACCCCGGTCTGGACGATCATGATCGCCCCCTGAACACCCGCGGCATGCGCGATGCACCGACGCTCGCCGCTCGCCTGGCCGACTCCGGGTTGCGACCCGATGCCCTGCTGTCGTCGACAGCACTGCGGGCACGGACCACGGCGGGCTTCTTCGGATCCGCTCTGGGCCTCGACGTCGAACTCGATCCGGATCTCTACGGTGCACCGGCCTCGGCGCTGCTCGCGGCCGCCGCAGCGCGCTCCGTCGACGGTGTCATCGTCGTCGCCCACGACCCCGGCATGACCGTGCTCGCCGAGCGTCTGTCGGGCGGCGGGATCGGGCACATGCCGACGTGCGCCGTCGCGACGTTCCGCTGGAGCACTCCCGACTGGGACGTCGCCACCTCCGTCGATCCCGACGAATGGACGTTCGACAGCCCCCGAGGCTGAGCCAACGCCGCCCGGGGCAAGCGGGTGCAGCCTGGGCGGCCCGGGCGACCCCTGCTGCCCCTGCGGCCCGATCGACCGGCGTCAGGCGGACACGACGACATCCGCCGCGCGCGCGATCTCACCCGACAGCACGAGCGCGGTGGCCGTCTCGATGTCGGGGCTGACGACGCGATCCGCGCCGGGTCCGTCGATTCCGGCCGCGCGCACGCGGTCCCGCACGGACGCCGTCGCCGGCGCGGGCTCCAGCGGCGCACGCAGATCGAGGGCGCGGCATCCCGTCACGATCTCGATCGCGAGCACCCGTGCGAGCCCGTCGATGCCGCGACGCAGTTTGCGCGCGGCCGCCCAGCCCATCGAGACGTGGTCCTCCTGCATCGCCGACGACGGGATCGAGTCCACCGAGGCGGGCACGGCGAGTCGCTTCAGCTCCGAGACGATGCCGGCGGCGGCATACTGCGCGATCATGAGGCCCGAATCGACGCCGACCTCGTCGGCGAGGAACGGCGGCAGCCCGTGGCTGCGGGTGCGGTCGAGCGCCCGGTCGGTGCGGCGTTCGGAGAGGGATGCCACATCGGCCACGGCGATCGCGAGGAAGTCGAGCACGTAGGCCACCGGCGCACCGTGGAAGTTGCCGTTCGATTCGACCCGTCCGTCGGGGGTGACGACGGGGTTGTCGACCGCCGCGGCCAGTTCGCGCGAGGCGATGAGCGCCGCGTGGGTCGCGGTATCGCGAGCCGCGCCGTGCACCTGCGGCGAGCAGCGCAGCGAGTAAGCATCCTGGACGCGCGTGCAGACGGCGGGATCACGGTGGCTCGCCATGATGGGCGATCCGGCCAGCAGCGCGCGCAGCCGGGCGGCCGAGTCCGCCTGGCCGATCTGGGGGCGCAGCGCCATGAGGTCGGCCGCGAACACGGCGTCCGTGCCGAGCTGACTCTCAACCGACAGGGCGGCGGCGATGTCGGCGGTGTCGAGCAGCACGCCGAGGTCGTGGAGGGCGAGCAGCAGCATGCCGAGCATGCCGTCGGTGCCGTTGATCAGGGCGAGCCCCTCCTTCTCCTGCAGGACGAGGGGCGCGATGCCGGCGGCGGCGAGGGCGTCGTATGCCGCGACGAGCGCTCCTGACCCGTCCCGCACGTCCCCCTCGCCGATCGCCGCGAGCGCGACGTGCGAGAGCGGCGCGAGGTCGCCCGAGCATCCGAGCGACCCGTACTCGCGCACGATCGGCGTGATGTCGCTGTTGAGCATCGCCGCGTAGGTCTCGACGACGATGGCGCGCACGCCGGTGCGTCCGGTGGCGAGGGTCTGCAGACGCAGCAGCATGAGGACGCGGATGACCTCGCGCTCGACCTCGGCGCCCGTGCCCGCGGCGTGCGAGCGGATGAGGCTCGCCTGCAGCTGGCGACGCCGCTCCGGAGCGATGAAGGTCGTCGCGAGCGCGCCGAAACCGGTCGACACGCCGTAGTGGGGCTGGGGGTCGTCTGCGAGCCGCTCGATGAGCGCGCGCGACGCCGCGACCGCATCGAGCGCTGCGGGCGAGATCGCGACGCGGGCACCGTTGCGCGCGACCGCGACGACCTCGGCCGGTGTCAGGGGATGCTCCCCGATCGTGACGGTGACGGGGGTGCGGACGGATGCGGGCTCGAGCACGGCGGAGGAGGTCATGATCCGATTCCATCGCGACCCGTTCGATGATCCGGCGGTCTCGTGCGATCCTGTGTCTGTGATCCCAGACATTCACGATCCGGGTGCGGCTCGTGCGCCGCAGGTCCCGGCCGCGGATCAGACCCTGCGCATCCTGTCCTTCCTCGCTCGGCAGCGCGGCCCGGCCGCGGCGCACGCGATCTCCGATCACCTCGGCATCCCCCGATCGAGCGTCTACCACCTGCTCGCCGCGATGGCCGCGCACGGTTTCGTCGTCCACATCGCCTCCGAGCGCCGCTGGGGCCTCGGGACGGCAGCGTTCGAGCTGGCCGGCGGCTACACGCGCCAGCAGCCCCTCGCCCGTCTCGGCCGCCCGCTCGTTTCGGGGCTCGCCGATCGCGTCGGCGAGAGCGCGCACCTCGCCGTTATGACGGGGCGAGACGTCCTCTACATCGTCGAGGAGCGCGCGCCACGGCGCCCCGCGCTCGTGAGCGAGGTGGGTGTGCGCCTCCCCGCGCATCTGGCGGCGACGGGCCGCGCCATGCTCGCCGCGCTGCCGCGAGAGCAGGTGCGGGCACTGTACCCGGATGCCGCGACGTTCGCCGACCGCACCGGCCGGGGCCCGCGGCGCCCGAGCGAACTGCGCGACGTGCTGCGACGCACCAGGCAAGACGGGTACGCGAGCGAGGACGGAGAGGTCACCCTGGGGTTCCGCTCGATCGGTGTCGCCGTCCTCGACCACACCGGATGGCCCGTCGCCGCACTCGCGGTGACGTGGGAGGCCGCGGCCACCGCCCTCGCCGGCGCGTCCGTCGCGCCGGCGGTGCGCAGCGCCGCCGATGAGCTCTCTCGGCGCCTGCGCTGAGAACGATCGGACGCGCGCTCAGTCGACGCGCGCGATCGTCCCGCCGGTGAGGGCGACCAGTTCGTCGAATGTCAGGGGGAAGACCGTGTGCGGGGTGCCGCCGGCGGCCCAGATCTCGGGGAACGCGGCGAGCGCCTCGTCGACGACGGTGACGAGGCGGGTCGGATGCCCGGTCGGCGCGACGCCGCCGATCGCCTGCCCGGTCGCTTCGCGCACCTGCTCGACCGAGGCGCGCGCGATGGTTCCGCGGCCGATCCGCGCGGCGAGCGCGACCGTGTCGACGCGGTGCGCGCCACTGGTCATGACCAGCAGCGGATCGCCATCCGACCAGAACACGAGGCTGTTGGCGATCGCCCCCACCTCGATCCCGAGGGCGGCCGCGGCGAGAGCGGCCGTCGACGCGGCATCCGGCAGCACGACGATCTCCCCGCCGACACCGGCTGCGCGCAGGGCGTCGTGGACGAGTCGACTGCGTGCGGAAAGGCTCTCTGCGCTCATGCTCACACCTTAGCCAGGCCGTCCGCCGCCCCCGTTCCGCCGACGCACCCTCGACGGCGACACCGCCGAGCTGGCGGGGCGTCGCCTCGGTGCCCGCATGATGCAGGGGTACGGCATGAGCGAGCTGAGCCCTGTCTCGCATGCGATGCCGTACACGCGCGACGACGTTCCGGTCAGCTCGGTGGGGACGATCCTGCCGAACATCGTCTGCAAACTGGTCGACACCGCCTCGGGCGAAGAGATCACCGAGGTCGAGGCGGAGGGCGTGACCCGACCGGGCGAGCTCTGGGTGAAGGGGCCGAATGTGATGCTCGGCTACCTGAATCGGCCCGAGGCCACCGCGGAGACGATCGACGCCGATGGATTCCTGCACACCGGCGACATCGCCGTCTATCACGAGGGCGGCTACTTCTCGATCGTCGACCGGGTCAAGGAACTGATCAAGTACCACGGCTACCAGATCGCCCCGGCCGAGCTCGAAGCCCTTCTGCTCGGCCATCCGCAGGTGATGGATGCCGCTGTCATCGGCGTCCTCGACGACGAACGCGAGGAGATCCCGAAGGCGTTCGTCGTCGCGGCGCCCGACTCCGGCCTCACCGCCGAGGAGGTCATGTCGTTCGTCGCCGAAAACGTCGCACCGTACAAGAAGGTGCGGAGGGTGGAGTTCGCGGACGCGATCCCGAAGTCGACGTCGGGAAAGATCCTCCGGAAGGACCTCCGCCTACGGGAGCAGGGCGCCTGAGCCACGCTCGCGGGCGGATTCCGAAGAGGGCCCCGTCTCGGCAGAAGACGGGGCCCTCTTCATCGTGCGATCAGCGGGTCACTCGACCGGGCTGAGGCTCTTCGCGATGTGCGTGTGGACGGCCTTCAGCCACGACAGCAGGAAATCGGCGGTCGACTCGTCGGTGACCTGGCCCTCGTCGTCGATCAGTCCGTCGCGCAGGTGGATGTACGCCTCGGGCTGCGAGAGCTCGGGAGAGGCGAGGAAGGAGAGGATCGACCGCAGGTGCTGCTGCGCGACAGCCGTGCCGATGGCGCCGACCGAGGCGCCGATGACGGCCGACGGCTTGCCGGCGAAGCTGTTGTCGCCCCACGGACGGCTCGCCGTGTCGAGAGCGTTCTTCAGGACGCCCGGAACGGAGCGGTTGTATTCGGGAGTGACGATCACGACGGCGTCGGCCGACTCGATCGCGGACTTGAACTCGGCGGCCTCGGCGGGAATCGCACCGTCGTTGTCGTACGAGTAGAAGGGCAGACCCTTGATCGGGATCTCGGTGAGCGCGAGGTCGGCCTGAGGTGCGAGAGCGATGAGGGCCTTCGCGAGGCGACGGTTGATGGACTCCGTCGCGATGGAGCCGATGATGACGCCGACGTTGTAGGTGGTCATGAAGAACGAGCCTTTCCGAGAATCGATTCAGGTGCATACATACTACCCGCGTATGCGAGACGCGACTGGGCACCGAGAGGTGAAACGTCGGTGACATCCGATCGAATTCCTTCGCACGACGGATGCATGCGGCGTCGCCGCGGCGAGAGCGTCACGCGCCGTCACGCCGCGTGGATTCGCCCTCGACCAGCGCGACGGGCAGCACCCGCGCCGAACCGTATCCCGGGGCGTGGGCTCCGTTCATGGCTTCATCGAGGAGCTCCATCGCCCGGGCGGCGATGCCCGGCCAATCCTGACGGATCGTGGTGATCGTCGGCGAGATGCGCTGTGTCCACGCGATGCCGTCATAACCGCACAGCAGCAGATCGCCGGGAATCGATCGCCCGGACTGCTGGGCCTCGAACAGGGCGCCGATGGCCTGCATATCGCTCAACGCGAAGACTGCATCGACGTCGGGCGCCTCTTCCAGCAGCTCCGCCATCCCCGCCTGGCCGCCGTCCATGCCGTAGGCCGACCCGGCGATGGTGACCGCCGACGCCGGTACGCCACGATCGGCGAGACCCGCCAGAAAACCGTCGCGGCGCTCCTGAGTGGAAGGCAGGTAGCCGTTGCCACCGACGAGGCCGAAACGCGTGCCCCCCGCATCGACGAGGTGGTGCGCGGCCGTCCGCCCGCCTCCGAAGTTGTCCGAGCGCACCGATCCGGCGATCAGCAGCGAATCCGCGGGCTCATCGCACGTCACGATCGGCACCGGCGACGCGGCGAGCCGGTGCAGGCCCGACCGCGGCGGCCGGGAGGGCGAGACGATGATGCCGTCGGCGCTCTGCACGAGGGTCTCGAGAGCCTCGAGCTCCTGGTCGGGCTCATACCCCGATGACGCGAGGACGATCGACCAGTCGCGAGAGGTGCCCTCCTGCTCGAAGGCGTGCGCGAGCTCGGCGTACGCCGGGTTGCGGACATCGGGCAGCACGATGCCGACCGTGATCCGATCGGTGCGGGCGCGCCCGCGCGCCGATCCTGAGCGGGAGTATCCGAGGCTCGCCGCCGCTTCGAGGACGCGCTCGCGCAGCGCGACGCTCACGCCACGACGGCCGCTGAGCGCGTTGGATGCCGTGGCGAGCGATACTCCCGCGGCGGTGGCGACCTCTTGAAGCGTGGGTGTGCGAGTTCCTGAGTCTGCCTGCGTGTCGTCCATCGCCCCTCCTGCTGCGAGCCCGCCCGCCGGGCCGATACCCACCCCGTCCCGAGTGTAGGGGAGGCTCCGACCGCTCCCCCGCTGTGCGCTCATTCCAGCTCCGCTCGCAGCCGGGCGATCTCGCGAAGGACGTCGGCGAGCGCGAGACCCTGCGCATGCAGCGCCTCACGCCCCCACTCCGCCGACGCGCCGGTGGGATCACCGATCGTGCCCGATGCCGATACGTCGCGTGTACGCCACGGCAGCGGGACGGCACCGAACAGTCCCACGCTCGGAGAGACGGCGCCCGTCGCGAGGGCATCGATCCGGTCGATGCCGTCGGCCGCGGCGAGCGGCAGCCGCACCGCAGCGGGGTGGAGGGCCAGCAGCACGCTCGTCTCGTAGAAGCCGGCGTGCACATCGAGGTCGGCGCGGCCCATCTGGTCGGCGAGCGCCGCCGGCAGGGGCAGGCTGGGGCCGTGCACCGAGACGGCGAGAACACCGGTCTGATCGCGGATGTCGCGGGCGACCACCTGCAGCAGCTCGGGATTGCCGCCGTGGGCGTTGACGAAGACGAGGGTGCGGATGCCCGCCGCGGCGACGGAGCGCGCGATGTCAAGACACACCGCGAGCAGGGTCGTGGACGACAGCGTCACCGTGCCGGGAAAGCCGGCATGTTCGGGCGACAAACCGTAGGCCAGCGTCGGGAGCATCCAGAGCGATGGGGCATCCTCGTCGCCCGATGCGGCACGCGCGTGCACAGCGTCTGCCGCGGCCTCGGCCAGCGCGGTCGCGATCAGCGCATCCGTCGTCAGGGGAAGGTGCGGGCCATGCTGCTCGGTCGCGCCGATGGGTTGCACGGCGATGCCGCCGGCGGCGGCGATCGCCGTGACGTCGGGCGACGTGGGGTCGATCACGCTCAGAGCCCGATCAGGCTGCGAGCCTCGGCCCGCTGCACGGGGTCGGAGTCGTAGACGCCGCGGCTCGACACCGAGAACGCCTCCGATCCCACGGTGCGCTCGCCCCGCGCCCACATGCAGGCCTGTTCCGCCGAGAGCACGACGAGCACTCCTCGGGCGCCGATCGTGTCGACGACCGTCTGGGCGATCTGGTCGGCGAGGCGCTCCTGCATCTGCGGGCGCGCGGCGAGCACGCGGATCATCGCATCGAAGTCGCCGATGCCGGCCAGCATCCGATCGGGCAGGTAGGCCACCGACACGACCCCCTTGAAGGGCAGCATGTGGTGCTCGCAGACGGAGGAATAGGGGATGTCGCGCACCACGACCGGTCCGGGGTAGACGCCTTCGATGGGTTCGCCTCCCCCGAGCGCACGCACCGGGTCTGCGTGC
This genomic interval carries:
- a CDS encoding RNA polymerase sigma factor; this encodes MSTDNEVIERSAGEPGAFATLYDRHARAIYRYAAQRIGDDRAEDVLSETFLVAFEKRAVYDLAVVDARPWLLGIATRLLRKHVRVEARAWKGMVADLAARLATDQIDQAGARVDAARRVRKLAGALRGLSPADRDTLLLYAWGDLDYAGIADALEVPIGTVRSRLNRARRLLRNAAGTSDTEQETEHGRTDPAAQHA
- a CDS encoding CU044_5270 family protein, which produces MDELTLLRSTRSDAEPPRDVLDRGRAALLARAAQTDGPLPSPTRRPRRARRLTIGGLSALGAAALVTGLVVTDLVGLAGWRGGADAAAAAVLEDASVAAIDTVDPVVAPGQYLSVHTRAVHRMTGQRGDITATFQYLADDTLFVPADRADDWVWDRGPQSVAATFGPDSQAIADAWQAEAPADAISGGDLLRAPAGAFYGGSPDAGFDDIGALPRDPYRLLNHIYRVTLGSGPSPDTEALVFLADRLRIGDVPADLRSAMYRAAAMIPGVALVDDQATLDGHRGVAIGRDEPAWGSRIEIIIDPATGAFLGERETLLRSQDGIPAGTIVSWTAVTTSVVDAAPDGGTPCGRMADESTSGRC
- a CDS encoding metal-sensitive transcriptional regulator, giving the protein MIDDIKKRALHRTSILEGQVRGLAKMIENEDYCMDIIAQSRAVQKALASLDKLLIENHLRTHVAHMFAEGGEERDRAVTELLKAYDLETR
- a CDS encoding DUF445 domain-containing protein yields the protein MPRTPTELLSPADQERRRSLRVMKGVALGALVVMAVLFVIAFVTQERIPAMAYVRAAAEGGMVGALADWFAVTALFRHPLGIPIPHTAIIPKRKDEIGRSLGEFIETNFLAGEVVRAKLESTPIAATAGAWLRDPEHAELVSREASTMAAGILRALSDDEVQDLISDLAREHLLSPEWAPTLGGWLERVVDAGAHHGAVDLGIDSLSTWLRTNRDSFSGLVSRRLPSWVPSVAMRLVDDTVYNEAVKFAAAVQADPEHPARHAIDRYLSRLAENLQHDPSTIGRLEDAKSAVFDSPRVRELAAEAWNTAKAGLLASLADPDSALRRRGVAALREVGDRLATDPTLQSRVDQRVADAAVFVVDRYRHDIASIITDTVEKWDPAETTEKIELMVGRDLQYIRLNGTVVGALAGVAIFAIAHAFLG
- a CDS encoding gamma-glutamylcyclotransferase family protein, which codes for MSEHPVEQLLFTYGTLQYAEVQLDTFGRLLAGEPDTLPGYTIDYVDIEDPRVVDVSGHSVHPVIRFTGNPRDKVVGRAVHLTSDELDAADEYEVSLYRRVRVALASGREAWVYVG
- a CDS encoding SixA phosphatase family protein, producing the protein MTTLVLVRHAKSDWGDPGLDDHDRPLNTRGMRDAPTLAARLADSGLRPDALLSSTALRARTTAGFFGSALGLDVELDPDLYGAPASALLAAAAARSVDGVIVVAHDPGMTVLAERLSGGGIGHMPTCAVATFRWSTPDWDVATSVDPDEWTFDSPRG
- the hutH gene encoding histidine ammonia-lyase gives rise to the protein MTSSAVLEPASVRTPVTVTIGEHPLTPAEVVAVARNGARVAISPAALDAVAASRALIERLADDPQPHYGVSTGFGALATTFIAPERRRQLQASLIRSHAAGTGAEVEREVIRVLMLLRLQTLATGRTGVRAIVVETYAAMLNSDITPIVREYGSLGCSGDLAPLSHVALAAIGEGDVRDGSGALVAAYDALAAAGIAPLVLQEKEGLALINGTDGMLGMLLLALHDLGVLLDTADIAAALSVESQLGTDAVFAADLMALRPQIGQADSAARLRALLAGSPIMASHRDPAVCTRVQDAYSLRCSPQVHGAARDTATHAALIASRELAAAVDNPVVTPDGRVESNGNFHGAPVAYVLDFLAIAVADVASLSERRTDRALDRTRSHGLPPFLADEVGVDSGLMIAQYAAAGIVSELKRLAVPASVDSIPSSAMQEDHVSMGWAAARKLRRGIDGLARVLAIEIVTGCRALDLRAPLEPAPATASVRDRVRAAGIDGPGADRVVSPDIETATALVLSGEIARAADVVVSA
- a CDS encoding IclR family transcriptional regulator, encoding MSVIPDIHDPGAARAPQVPAADQTLRILSFLARQRGPAAAHAISDHLGIPRSSVYHLLAAMAAHGFVVHIASERRWGLGTAAFELAGGYTRQQPLARLGRPLVSGLADRVGESAHLAVMTGRDVLYIVEERAPRRPALVSEVGVRLPAHLAATGRAMLAALPREQVRALYPDAATFADRTGRGPRRPSELRDVLRRTRQDGYASEDGEVTLGFRSIGVAVLDHTGWPVAALAVTWEAAATALAGASVAPAVRSAADELSRRLR
- a CDS encoding YbaK/EbsC family protein, whose translation is MSAESLSARSRLVHDALRAAGVGGEIVVLPDAASTAALAAAALGIEVGAIANSLVFWSDGDPLLVMTSGAHRVDTVALAARIGRGTIARASVEQVREATGQAIGGVAPTGHPTRLVTVVDEALAAFPEIWAAGGTPHTVFPLTFDELVALTGGTIARVD
- a CDS encoding AMP-binding enzyme is translated as MAGRRLGARMMQGYGMSELSPVSHAMPYTRDDVPVSSVGTILPNIVCKLVDTASGEEITEVEAEGVTRPGELWVKGPNVMLGYLNRPEATAETIDADGFLHTGDIAVYHEGGYFSIVDRVKELIKYHGYQIAPAELEALLLGHPQVMDAAVIGVLDDEREEIPKAFVVAAPDSGLTAEEVMSFVAENVAPYKKVRRVEFADAIPKSTSGKILRKDLRLREQGA
- a CDS encoding NADPH-dependent FMN reductase codes for the protein MTTYNVGVIIGSIATESINRRLAKALIALAPQADLALTEIPIKGLPFYSYDNDGAIPAEAAEFKSAIESADAVVIVTPEYNRSVPGVLKNALDTASRPWGDNSFAGKPSAVIGASVGAIGTAVAQQHLRSILSFLASPELSQPEAYIHLRDGLIDDEGQVTDESTADFLLSWLKAVHTHIAKSLSPVE
- a CDS encoding LacI family DNA-binding transcriptional regulator: MDDTQADSGTRTPTLQEVATAAGVSLATASNALSGRRGVSVALRERVLEAAASLGYSRSGSARGRARTDRITVGIVLPDVRNPAYAELAHAFEQEGTSRDWSIVLASSGYEPDQELEALETLVQSADGIIVSPSRPPRSGLHRLAASPVPIVTCDEPADSLLIAGSVRSDNFGGGRTAAHHLVDAGGTRFGLVGGNGYLPSTQERRDGFLAGLADRGVPASAVTIAGSAYGMDGGQAGMAELLEEAPDVDAVFALSDMQAIGALFEAQQSGRSIPGDLLLCGYDGIAWTQRISPTITTIRQDWPGIAARAMELLDEAMNGAHAPGYGSARVLPVALVEGESTRRDGA
- a CDS encoding creatininase family protein, which encodes MIDPTSPDVTAIAAAGGIAVQPIGATEQHGPHLPLTTDALIATALAEAAADAVHARAASGDEDAPSLWMLPTLAYGLSPEHAGFPGTVTLSSTTLLAVCLDIARSVAAAGIRTLVFVNAHGGNPELLQVVARDIRDQTGVLAVSVHGPSLPLPAALADQMGRADLDVHAGFYETSVLLALHPAAVRLPLAAADGIDRIDALATGAVSPSVGLFGAVPLPWRTRDVSASGTIGDPTGASAEWGREALHAQGLALADVLREIARLRAELE